Below is a genomic region from Taeniopygia guttata chromosome 7, bTaeGut7.mat, whole genome shotgun sequence.
TAATGGCTACCTAAACTTTACCCAAAGGAGAGACTTACTATACAATTCTGAACTAAAATGCTAGCAGCCTTCCTCCTGCACAGACTCCAGGAAGATATTCAAACTGCCAGCATTAACCTGTCAAGCCAAGAGGATGTACCAGTGTCCAGGAAAGGAGATGGAGTGATGTTGCATACCAGTCTCAGTTTGTACTGGGTAAAACACAATCTGAAACCAGACTGACACATCCTGCTGTCCATTTAGGATGCTGGAAGAACTCTACCACTCTAAACTATTTCTAAATAGTTATAAAGACCTAAACAAGGCATGAGCACAGTGCTACACCCTCTCATCTCCCCAGAGAGAGATGCCCGCATCTTCCATCTACAAAATAACAATGTATGGAGAGTACATGATACTCTAAAATAGCATTAACGCTGAAGCAGACAATCTGCTGTTGCATTTAACTGCATCTTCACACATTTTCAGATTAAAGAGGCACTGAAAGCAAACACTGAATACATAGCATCAGCAGGAGAGCTAGGGTTTAAAGACAAACCTATCATGTGTTCAGTATGCAACTTGCCCAGAGCATTAGAATTCTGGAATCTTTTGCTCTGCAGCAAATAATACCACTCTGCAGTTTGGCCTGGGATGCTGGTGACTTGTACTACCCACTCCACACTCCTTCCTGGACCAAGGAGCTGGTTCTTGCATGTCAGCCTAAATATTCCATTTAACTAATTTCACTATTTGTTTTACTTCTGAACCATTGAAAAGTAGGAGATTCTGCATTACAAAGCTCTTATGCCCTTCTTGCCCATCTTCAGGGCTAGCATTgctttttcattgttttgctGTGCTGGAATCTTGAACCAACACACCATTAACCTAGTTAAAAAagtctgacaaaaaaaatcaaactgccAAGATAAATACTCCTACTCTCTTTCATTCAAAGCCTTAAACTTTGGGTTTAACATTATATTTCACTTAGGCACATAAGCCAAAACCAAGTGCTTCTGCTTGTCTCATTTTCTTTGTGCTCTTTGAGCGCTACCTGACCTTTTCTTCCATCTTACATTAGGAAGAGTCCTTATACTCAGTTTCACAGTCCTGTAGCAGTTAAACTGTTGGCTCCTTTCAGAGCTGCAGTTAGAGCAAACTGAGCTCTGCTTGTGTGTCCCATGACTGTCAGCCTTCTGAAGCAGAACAAAGTCATAGAAGTATTATGTGAAGAAGGACCAGTATTTTTATACCTCATGAAAGATTTTGTGGTCTTCCACTACTGTTGAAAGAGTATTATGATATGTTAAGTTCTGGAGTGCAAGGAGGGTTTTCCTTAGCTTTAAGGAAAACCTAGAAATAAGTGTCCTCAGCTACAGCACTTCCATTACAATTAGTATCTGTTAAACTTGTACCACTGAAGCAAAGGGAACATAAGGCAGATGGATTAAGAGCTTTTATTCTGACAAGCATAAGGCACTCTTAAACTTTCCCTGTGCTTTGGGAAGTTTTCCTTCAAGTTATACAGCTGTTCCAGGCAATCTCCAGTTTACCTTCTACTGAGGCAACAGGTATTATCAAAAAGAGTTAGAACACTTGCCCTAAAGAATGTGGCTACATGAATTCTAAAGCCAGAGTAGCTAAATCCTTTTCTATCTACCCCGCAAACTACACAAGCAGTTTCTGTGGTCAGTCTGGTGCCAATTTTTACATCAGAACTGCTAATCCcaagaagaaaaactgaagtGCTTACTAGTACCCTGTGTCTTTCTAGGAATACATCTGCCTACAATAGCAATGCTTGGCTGCCAACCCTTGTTTGGCACCAATCCATACCTGAGAGTGGAGGCTAATCCTTCCCTTCCTTAGAGCACCTGCTTCTAGCAGTAAGCAATACTGTGTCTGAAACCTGGCCAAAAGACAGATTTAATTCCAGAAGTACTGTTCTAAGATAATTAAACTTCACATCCATGAAGACTGAAAATTGGCTGGAATATGCCTGTTTTAAGAGTCCAAGAATCTGTTACTTGCCTGAAGTTGCTGCTGGCATGGTGTACTCATAAGCTGCAGGCACAAAGACGACTAAAGCCAGAGGCTGAATACTGCGGTTTAGGTTATCAGTTACTGAGAGAAAAATGGTCAGGTGTCACTCTTATTGATTAAATGGTAACAGACAAAGAATAAAGAGGTGTAGCTTTTAGGCAGAGCTGTCAGAGCAACACAGGAACTGGGTAACTTCCCCTGGTTAGGAGAGAAACTACTCACCGAAACTCTGCTGTTGCTGTGAAGGATTCATGCTCTGTTATTGAAAAGACAAGAAGAAACCCTTCCCCACTGCGGAAATAGTTATCTCTGATAGCTGCATAATcctcctgtcctgctgtgtCCAGAATGTCTATCTGAACTTCTTCACCATCCAGAACTACTTTCTTTCTGTAGCTGTCAGCCTTGGTAGGTTCATAGTCTTCTACAAACTGACAAGAAAGGGATCAGTATTTAGAATTACTGTCAAACAGTCTCACTATTTGTCCATCTTCCTTCTTTCACTTCAGTGATATTTAAATTCCCCAAAACCTTCTCATAATTCAGTCAGCCACTAAGTTCCACCACTTTTTTTTAGTGTTACTATTAGAAGCAAATTATTTAAGCCCTTAATACATCAAAGAGCCAACTTGCCTAGTCAAGTTTTGCTACACAAAATACTGTCAGCAACTTCAGTACAATTTAAGAACAGAGTTGCAGTATAAGTTACCAGCAATGTGCTGGCATTATCTAGATCTCCCACTTAAACAAAATGCATTTGAATATACTTCAGGAACAGGTATCTGAACTTTTAACAGGTGTAGATGAAAGCATCCAGCTGCTGAACACGAAGGGTTGTTCCATAATTACACAGACACATACAGTCCATTCAGTATTGATCAGATCCACAAAGCCACTGCCAGTTCAACAGCACACATCCAGTGGAGAAATAGAGAGGTAAAGAGCTTCTCAGCCTCATAACACAACAATTAAGCCCAATTAAGCTGGCTGGCTTTCATTAATGACTACACCACCTGTTCAGATACAGTACTATAGTATGTGTGGACAACCTATATAAATACTAACTTTTGAACTACAGGATCATGTATTCCTTCACATACTAGTGTGGGCTGCCTAATCTAGCTGCCTGTATACCAGTATGGAAGAATTCATGCTATGAACATGCTTACTTTATCACCGGGCTCAGAATGAGCTAGCGTGTTTACTTCTCACTTCAGCCTTAACTGACctaaattacaaaattaaagtTCAACTCCAAGTAGTAACAGCTTCTATACACAAGCACCCATACATTATGCATGACTTCTGAAGACAGTTCTTTCACAAATAAGCATCAATTTTGTCACCTTTAGCCAGAGATGTTCCCAGGGGACACATCTTCCACCTTTCTACATCCTACTCCTGCCAGTTGGGTCATCGGGTCTTTTGCTCATCACATTTAGTTCCCCTGTCCCACAAAAAAATGCTTAGCAAGCCATATGAATTTGTGCTTTGCAGAAGCTGAACTGAAGTTACTTACCTCATCATACATAAACTGAAGCGTGAGGGCAGATTTACCCACACCTCCACTGCCAACCATAATTACTTTATGGAGGGCCAAGGAACTCTGGTTCTTGCTCTTGCTGGCAGCCATGGTCCCTGCTTGCCACAGACGAGGTGCCAGGCAACCAATCAGATCTGCAGAGAGAAGCAGCACAGTCACCCATCCATGGCATTGGTGACATCAGGGTACCATACAGGTAAAGTGTCTCACAAGTGCTGAAAGACCAGATTAAAACCCTGCCCTGCAAGCCTAAAGAATGGGCCACTCCAATGCACTGGCATGCAAACCATGCCTAAAGTATGAGTAGGGCAAGGTATTAAATCAAATGCCTTCTATTTGTGACAACACTATGATTAATAAAGGTGCCTAAGGTTTCTAACAAGCTACTCTTAATTTGTAAACCCAGTCTACAAAACTAGTGTCTAGAGcagtttcaaaagaaaaactcaCACTTTCTCAAAAGATATGAAATTAAGTGGTTTTTATTGTTCTTGTTATAAGGCATTACACCTTTCTAAAGTATTTCTTTAATGTTGATACAGCTATACCTTAGATCTGCTTACAggcagaaatgtgcttttgatcTTCTCCCTATGTAGGCTAAGAAAACAGCAGAGATACACAATAAATTGGCAGGAACAAGTTGCAAAAACTTCTAGCAGAAAGTCTCATGACATGACATTACCATTTATTTTACACTCTTCCTGCCTTTTGATGCTGCAAATCTAAtttgcttagaaaaaaaaaaatcctgctttacagaaaaaaaaaataaaaatctcagttCCTATTCTTCTCCTGATGTTGCTAAGCCATAAAGGAGTAAGATTCAATAAACAAGCCCTAGCTAACAAGCCTCTGTTTGTGTGTTATGAGAGCCAAGTAATTAAATACTGGAGGctccttaaaaataatattgcctttttttttttggttggttgggttttttaagagTAGCTAGACATGGTAGTTGTACCAGAAGaacaagcagcagctgccatgcTGATTAGCACACAGCAGCATCTCTAAGGACAGCACACAGaagataaaagcagaaataagtgAAACAAAGATGTATAACCAGTCAGGATtcccacacagaaaaaaatccaaatatgaATATTTCAGATACATGATGTGTATATGGTAGATGGTAGGATAGAGATTCTTGTGGCCTTGGACACAAGAACAAAGGACCCCAGCTGTTTATATCCTGGAAGAGAGC
It encodes:
- the RALB gene encoding ras-related protein Ral-B, which encodes MAASKSKNQSSLALHKVIMVGSGGVGKSALTLQFMYDEFVEDYEPTKADSYRKKVVLDGEEVQIDILDTAGQEDYAAIRDNYFRSGEGFLLVFSITEHESFTATAEFREQILRVKAEEDKIPLLVVGNKSDLEERRQVPVEEARSKAEEWGVQYVETSAKTRANVDKVFFDLMREIRAKKMSENKDKNGKKSGKNKKSFKERCCLL